The following is a genomic window from Micromonospora cathayae.
CGCGCCGGGGGCACCCATCGTCGAGACCGCCACGACCCGGGTGACCTGCTGGGGGCGGGCGGCCGCCAACGCCAGCGCCACGGCACCGCCCATGGAGTGACCCACCACGGCGTAGTCCTCGATACCGAGCGCGTCCATCAGGCCCGCGGCCTGCTCCGTCCACAGTCGGAGCCCGCCCCGGGAGCCCACCGGGACAGGTGTACGGCCGAATCCCGCCTGGTCCGGAGCCACCAGGCGCCAGGACGTGCCCAGCGCCTGCGCCGTGGTCGCCCAGGCTCCGGACCCGGTCGTGCCGGGTCCGGAGCCGTGCAGCATCAGCACCGCGGGCCCGGCACCACTGTCGAGGACGTGGACGGGTGAGCCGTCGACGGTGACGGTCCGACGTGCGGTCACCGGGGCGGGCCGGGGGTGCTCACGCCGACGCGGGGTCGACGGACTTCGAGAAGACCTCCATCATCGCCCGGCCGAACTGCGGCATGTCGGGCCAGCCCCGGCAGGAGACGAGGTTGCCGTCCACGACGTCGGGAGCGTCGATGACCGTCGCGCCCGCGTTCTCCATGTCACCGGTGATCGGCGGGAAGCAGGCCGTCTTCCGACCCTTCAGCAGCCCGTACACCGCTGGCACCTGCGCGCCGTGGCACACCAGCGCGATGGGGAGGTTGCGGGCGAAGAAGTGCTCGGTGATGCGCCTGACGTCGGCGTCGACCCGGATCCATTCGGGGGCCCGGCCCCCGGGGATGATGAGGGCGTCGTAGCGCTCGACGTCGACCTCGGCCCAGGGCACGTCGACCGGCAGTTTCCGGCCGTTCTTCTCCACGTAGGCGTCGGAGTTGGGGTCGAACTCGTGGATGACCAGTTGCACGTCACGCAGCGTCCGGGACGAGACGTCGACGTCCCAGCCGCCCTCCTGCACGCGGTAGTAGGGATACATGGTGTCGAGTTCCTCGGCGGCGTCGCCGGTCAGGAGCAGCGCTCTGGGCACCTGCTTCTCCTCGCATCTGGTGGCGGTGAGGTGGACGCGATCCAATCCGATCCGATTGGGCTAGCATTCCTCTGCCCCGCCCGCCCGTCAAGCCTCCACCGTCATCGCGTCCGCACCCTCGGCCTGGTCGAAGAGTCGTCGGAAGCGTTCGCCGGAGCGCAGGATGTGGCGCCGCATCGCGTAGGCGGCGGCGTCGGGGTCGCGCGCGGCGATCGCGGCCACCACGTCCTCGTGCTCGGCCATGGCCAGGTGGGTGACCTGGGTGTCGTGGTGCAGCCGGAAGAGGTGCACGTGACTGTGCAGGCGGGCGAGCACTTCCCGGATGACCTGGTTCTCCGCGCTCAGGGCGACGAGATCGTGGAAGGCGGCGTCGCGTAGCCCGAAGGCGCCGTACGCCGTGGGCCCGCTGCCCCCCTCCAGCTCCGCCATCTCCGCCAGCATCCGGCGCAGACCGGCCACCTGCTCCAGGGACGCGCGTTCGGCGGATCTGCGCGCCGCCGCCGGTTCGAGGAGCAGGCGGACCTCGAGCATGTCCTCGAACCGGCGTCGGGTGATCTGGGGCGGAATGCGGTAGCCGGCGTGGGGCACCCGCACGACCAGGCCCTCGGCCTCCATGCGGTTCAGCGCGTCCCGGATCGGTGTCTGCGAGACTCCCAGCTGCCGCGCCAGGACGTCGATCGTGACGCGGGAGCCAGGCTCGATCCGTAGCGACATCAGCTGTCCGAGCAGCGTGTCGTACACCTCGTCGGCGAGCCGGCCGCCAGATCTTCCCGACGACGTTCCGCCCGTCACGGCCCTCCGGCCCCGCGCGCTCAT
Proteins encoded in this region:
- a CDS encoding DJ-1/PfpI family protein, which translates into the protein MPRALLLTGDAAEELDTMYPYYRVQEGGWDVDVSSRTLRDVQLVIHEFDPNSDAYVEKNGRKLPVDVPWAEVDVERYDALIIPGGRAPEWIRVDADVRRITEHFFARNLPIALVCHGAQVPAVYGLLKGRKTACFPPITGDMENAGATVIDAPDVVDGNLVSCRGWPDMPQFGRAMMEVFSKSVDPASA
- a CDS encoding GntR family transcriptional regulator — translated: MDDEAMSARGRRAVTGGTSSGRSGGRLADEVYDTLLGQLMSLRIEPGSRVTIDVLARQLGVSQTPIRDALNRMEAEGLVVRVPHAGYRIPPQITRRRFEDMLEVRLLLEPAAARRSAERASLEQVAGLRRMLAEMAELEGGSGPTAYGAFGLRDAAFHDLVALSAENQVIREVLARLHSHVHLFRLHHDTQVTHLAMAEHEDVVAAIAARDPDAAAYAMRRHILRSGERFRRLFDQAEGADAMTVEA